TCACAGGATCGCCGACCCTTGCCACGCCCTTGCTGTTTGCGGAAACATCCGGTGATCCCCCGATCACCATGTAGACTCCGCAATGCGGACAAGTATGTGTGCCGAAGTCCCCGGATCTCTGGACACCAAGGCCATTGCCAGAAACGTCCGGAGATCCTGAACCGTGGTATCCCACAACAGCGTGGGGACAACA
The nucleotide sequence above comes from Desulforegula conservatrix Mb1Pa. Encoded proteins:
- a CDS encoding PAAR domain-containing protein — encoded protein: MPGIALTNDLVIGICSHGLRCCPHAVVGYHGSGSPDVSGNGLGVQRSGDFGTHTCPHCGVYMVIGGSPDVSANSKGVARVGDPVTHFCGSGICVTGSANITANGE